The Candidatus Binataceae bacterium genome has a segment encoding these proteins:
- a CDS encoding Rieske 2Fe-2S domain-containing protein, which yields MLTREENELLCRVGPGTPMGEMLREYWTPALRSQALQADGAPQRVRLLGENFVAFRSSDGRVGFFDEGCPHRCTSLALARNEDNALTCIFHGWKIDVSGKVVEVPSEPPERRAEFAAKVRVRHYPVREGAGIVWVYLGRRASPPQFYDFECNSLAPSHYFSIRAVMHCNWFQGLEAVLDSAHLGILHQSWMRRDDGTRRVAARNNGPRFEVLSRPYGLREAALRELADGTCYARIREVVLPYFSFIPAERPRPYYIICAIPIDDEWNAQWYIYYDPDKPISQEFIDARMKDTSGDFDNHCSNMGNAENLWHQDRNKMKEGHWTGLRTLQFEDFIVEEAMGPMVDRSREYLGSSDSIIIRVRRMMLQALRDYRAGKVSFGPDQDIDYRRVRALAIRYPAREDWRQMDTCNPPATLPLNE from the coding sequence ATGTTGACGCGCGAGGAAAATGAATTGCTCTGCCGAGTCGGGCCCGGCACTCCGATGGGTGAAATGCTGCGCGAGTACTGGACGCCCGCGCTCCGCTCGCAGGCGCTGCAGGCCGATGGCGCGCCGCAACGAGTGCGCTTGCTCGGGGAAAACTTTGTCGCCTTTCGCTCAAGCGACGGCCGCGTGGGTTTCTTCGACGAGGGCTGTCCTCATCGCTGTACCTCGCTGGCGCTGGCCCGCAACGAAGACAACGCGCTTACCTGCATCTTCCACGGCTGGAAGATTGATGTCTCGGGCAAAGTGGTCGAGGTTCCCTCCGAGCCGCCCGAGCGGCGGGCCGAGTTTGCGGCCAAGGTGAGGGTACGCCATTATCCGGTGCGCGAGGGTGCCGGGATCGTTTGGGTTTATCTGGGCCGGCGCGCCAGCCCGCCGCAATTCTATGATTTTGAATGCAACAGTCTGGCGCCCAGCCATTATTTTTCCATTCGAGCTGTGATGCATTGCAACTGGTTCCAGGGATTGGAGGCCGTGCTTGACTCGGCCCACCTGGGCATTTTGCATCAATCGTGGATGCGCCGCGATGACGGCACGCGGCGGGTGGCAGCGCGCAACAACGGTCCGCGCTTCGAGGTGCTGTCCCGACCCTACGGCTTGCGCGAGGCGGCCCTGCGCGAGTTGGCCGACGGCACCTGCTACGCCCGCATCCGCGAGGTCGTGCTGCCCTACTTCTCCTTCATTCCGGCCGAACGGCCGCGCCCCTACTACATCATTTGCGCCATCCCCATCGACGACGAATGGAATGCGCAGTGGTACATCTACTACGACCCCGACAAACCGATTAGCCAGGAATTCATCGACGCCCGGATGAAAGACACGTCGGGCGATTTCGATAACCATTGCTCCAATATGGGCAACGCCGAAAACCTGTGGCACCAGGATCGGAATAAAATGAAGGAAGGGCACTGGACCGGCCTACGCACCTTGCAGTTTGAGGACTTCATCGTTGAAGAAGCGATGGGCCCGATGGTCGATCGTTCGCGCGAATATCTGGGCTCCAGCGACTCGATTATCATCAGAGTGCGGCGCATGATGCTCCAGGCCTTGCGCGATTACCGCGCGGGCAAAGTTAGCTTCGGTCCGGACCAGGACATCGATTATCGCCGCGTGCGCGCCTTGGCGATTCGCTATCCAGCGCGGGAGGATTGGCGTCAAATGGATACGTGCAACCCGCCCGCGACGCTGCCGCTCAACGAATAA
- a CDS encoding Rieske 2Fe-2S domain-containing protein, whose amino-acid sequence MLTHEENQLLCQVGPGTPMGELLREYWAPVLRSQTLEADGAPQRVRLLGENFIAFRATDGRVGFFDEGCPHRCTSLALARNEDNALTCIFHGWKIDVSGKVVEVPSEPPERRAEFAAKVRVKHYPVREAGGVVWVYIGRREQPPKFYNFEFNSLPAEQTFPLRAVMHCNWFQGMEAVLDSAHLGILHKSWMQVHGGSRLAGLQSPFFEIVNQPYGLREAALRDLGDGTMYARIREVVFPYFSFIPSDRPYPHFMICAIPIDDEWNAQWYIYYDDEKPIDEKWRAERMEGTSGSYDNFYDDQGGFATMWGQDRKKMREGHWTGLRTLQYEDFVAEESMGAIVDRSREYLGSSDSIIIRSRRLMLQAARAHQRDGTLAFGLDTNLDYSRVRALAIRYPRQHDWHQFDLIHPPPTLPLYE is encoded by the coding sequence TTGCTTACCCACGAAGAAAACCAGCTGTTGTGCCAAGTCGGCCCCGGCACGCCGATGGGTGAATTATTGCGCGAATATTGGGCCCCCGTGCTGCGCTCTCAAACCCTGGAAGCCGATGGCGCGCCGCAACGGGTCCGCCTGTTGGGCGAGAACTTCATCGCCTTTCGCGCCACTGACGGCCGCGTCGGCTTTTTCGACGAGGGCTGTCCCCATCGCTGCACCTCGCTGGCGCTGGCCCGCAACGAGGACAACGCGCTGACCTGCATCTTCCACGGCTGGAAGATCGATGTCTCGGGCAAAGTAGTAGAGGTTCCCTCCGAGCCACCCGAGCGACGGGCCGAATTCGCCGCCAAGGTGCGGGTCAAGCATTATCCCGTGCGCGAGGCGGGTGGGGTGGTGTGGGTATACATTGGCCGGCGCGAACAGCCGCCCAAATTCTACAATTTCGAATTCAATTCACTTCCCGCCGAGCAGACCTTTCCCCTTCGCGCGGTGATGCACTGCAACTGGTTTCAGGGCATGGAGGCGGTGCTCGATTCCGCTCACTTGGGGATTTTGCACAAGTCGTGGATGCAGGTGCACGGCGGCAGCCGTTTGGCCGGACTGCAAAGCCCGTTTTTCGAGATCGTCAATCAGCCCTACGGCCTGCGCGAAGCGGCACTGCGTGATCTGGGGGACGGCACGATGTACGCACGCATCCGAGAAGTAGTATTCCCCTACTTTTCGTTTATTCCCAGCGATCGGCCCTACCCGCATTTCATGATCTGCGCCATTCCGATCGATGACGAGTGGAACGCGCAATGGTACATCTATTACGACGACGAAAAGCCGATCGACGAGAAGTGGCGTGCCGAGCGGATGGAGGGTACTAGCGGCAGCTACGATAATTTTTACGACGATCAGGGTGGCTTTGCCACCATGTGGGGCCAAGACCGCAAGAAGATGCGCGAGGGTCACTGGACCGGTCTGCGCACTTTGCAGTACGAAGATTTCGTCGCCGAAGAGTCGATGGGTGCCATCGTTGATCGCAGCCGCGAATACCTGGGCTCCAGCGACAGCATCATCATTCGTTCTCGCCGCTTGATGTTGCAGGCCGCCCGCGCCCATCAGCGCGACGGCACGCTTGCCTTCGGCTTGGATACCAACCTGGATTACAGCCGAGTGCGCGCGCTGGCGATTCGCTATCCTCGCCAGCATGATTGGCACCAATTCGATTTGATTCATCCCCCGCCAACCTTGCCGCTGTACGAGTAG
- a CDS encoding Rieske 2Fe-2S domain-containing protein, with protein MLTREENELLSRVGPGTPMGELLREYWTIACRSGALEADGAPVRVRLMGENYVAFRATDGRVGFFDEGCPHRCTSLALARNEDNALTCIFHGWKIDVSGKVVEVPSEPPERRAEFAAKVRVRHYPVREAGGVVWVYLGKREQPPAFTNFEFGDLPASHIVVMRAVMHCNWFQGAEAVLDSAHLGILHSSWLKRAEGGGRLATVTAPVFQIIDQPYGFREGALRDLGDGTSYARIREYVYPYHSFIPSDPPLPPGFLISAIPIDDEWTAQWYFYYDPEKPLDEAWVKQLWAGTSGNPDNFCSDMGGWDNMWHQDRKAMREGNWTGLSRCIPFEDFVVEESMGPIVDRTREYLGSSDQIIIRVRRTMLQAARDYQQGKPPLGLAQRLDYSRIRALAIRFNNQRDWRDLDSMNPPPRL; from the coding sequence ATGCTGACACGGGAAGAAAACGAGCTGTTAAGCCGGGTTGGGCCTGGGACTCCAATGGGCGAGTTGCTGCGCGAATACTGGACCATTGCCTGCCGCTCGGGTGCCCTGGAGGCCGACGGAGCGCCGGTACGAGTGCGTTTGATGGGCGAAAATTATGTTGCCTTTCGCGCCACCGACGGCCGGGTCGGCTTCTTTGATGAGGGCTGCCCTCATCGCTGCACCTCGCTGGCGCTGGCCCGCAACGAGGACAACGCGCTGACCTGCATCTTCCACGGCTGGAAGATCGACGTCTCGGGCAAAGTGGTCGAGGTTCCCTCCGAGCCGCCCGAACGGCGAGCCGAGTTCGCGGCCAAGGTGCGGGTGCGCCATTATCCGGTACGCGAGGCGGGTGGGGTGGTCTGGGTTTACCTGGGTAAGCGCGAGCAGCCCCCGGCCTTCACCAATTTCGAATTTGGCGACTTGCCGGCCAGTCACATTGTCGTGATGCGGGCCGTCATGCACTGCAATTGGTTTCAAGGCGCCGAGGCGGTATTGGATTCCGCCCACCTGGGTATCCTGCACAGCTCCTGGCTGAAGCGGGCCGAGGGTGGCGGGCGTCTCGCCACGGTGACCGCGCCGGTCTTTCAGATTATCGACCAGCCCTACGGCTTTCGCGAAGGGGCGCTGCGCGATCTCGGCGACGGTACCAGCTACGCCCGCATCCGCGAATATGTCTATCCCTACCACAGCTTTATTCCGTCCGACCCGCCCTTGCCGCCGGGCTTCCTGATAAGCGCCATTCCGATTGACGACGAGTGGACCGCGCAGTGGTACTTTTATTACGACCCCGAAAAGCCGCTCGATGAGGCCTGGGTCAAACAGCTATGGGCTGGGACTTCGGGCAATCCCGATAATTTCTGCTCCGACATGGGCGGCTGGGACAATATGTGGCATCAGGACCGCAAAGCCATGCGCGAGGGCAACTGGACCGGGCTGTCTCGTTGCATCCCCTTCGAGGATTTCGTGGTCGAGGAATCGATGGGCCCGATTGTCGACCGCACGCGCGAGTACCTGGGCTCCAGCGACCAAATCATTATCCGGGTGCGACGCACGATGCTGCAGGCGGCGCGCGACTATCAGCAGGGCAAACCGCCGCTGGGTTTGGCGCAGCGACTGGACTACAGCCGCATTCGCGCGCTTGCGATCCGCTTCAACAATCAGCGCGATTGGCGCGACCTGGATTCGATGAACCCTCCGCCGCGCCTGTAG
- a CDS encoding Rieske 2Fe-2S domain-containing protein, with translation MLTKEENELLCRVGPGTPMGEFLREYWVPALRSEALVADGAPVRVRLFGENFVAFRSTDGRVGFFDEGCPHRCTSLALARNEDNALTCIFHGWKIDVSGKVVEVPSEPPERRAEFAAKVRVRHYPIREGGGAVWVYLGKRERPPKFYNFELNILPADRAIGHRGLLHCNWLQGLEAVLDSAHVGFLHRAWLGQDGSLDMRFAAAAAPVFELLMRPYGFREGAIRDLGDGTYYARIREMVMPFYSFIPNDTPRNNLMICAIPIDDEWNAQWYFWYDARKPLAAVQRSMQGSSGDPDNFCSDMGSFDNLWHQDRKKMREGNWSGLRCFVYEDFVVEESMGPIVDRTTEYLGSSDTIIIRVRRWLLQAVREFQKTGRLAFGAEQDLDYSRIRALGVRSRKELDWKQIDSMNPPAPIPD, from the coding sequence ATGTTGACCAAGGAAGAAAACGAATTGCTGTGCCGGGTCGGGCCTGGCACACCGATGGGTGAATTTTTGCGCGAGTACTGGGTTCCGGCCCTGCGCTCGGAGGCGCTGGTCGCCGATGGCGCGCCGGTGCGGGTGAGGCTGTTTGGCGAGAACTTCGTGGCTTTCCGCTCAACCGACGGTCGGGTGGGTTTCTTTGACGAGGGCTGCCCCCATCGTTGTACTTCGCTGGCGCTGGCGCGCAATGAAGACAACGCGCTGACCTGCATCTTCCACGGCTGGAAGATCGATGTCTCGGGCAAAGTCGTAGAGGTGCCTTCCGAGCCACCTGAGCGGCGTGCCGAGTTCGCGGCCAAGGTGCGGGTGCGCCATTATCCAATCCGCGAGGGTGGCGGCGCGGTGTGGGTCTATCTGGGCAAGCGCGAGCGCCCACCTAAGTTCTACAACTTCGAGCTCAATATTCTGCCCGCCGATCGCGCCATCGGCCATCGCGGCCTGCTCCATTGCAACTGGCTGCAGGGTCTGGAGGCGGTGCTGGATTCCGCTCATGTGGGCTTTTTGCATCGCGCCTGGCTGGGTCAGGACGGTTCGCTGGATATGCGTTTTGCCGCAGCAGCCGCTCCCGTTTTCGAACTCTTGATGCGGCCCTACGGCTTTCGCGAAGGCGCGATTCGAGACCTGGGCGACGGTACTTATTACGCGCGTATCCGTGAAATGGTAATGCCCTTCTATTCCTTCATCCCTAACGATACTCCGCGTAACAACCTGATGATTTGCGCGATTCCGATCGACGATGAGTGGAACGCCCAATGGTATTTCTGGTACGACGCTCGCAAGCCGCTGGCCGCGGTGCAGCGCAGCATGCAGGGCAGCTCGGGTGATCCCGACAACTTCTGCTCCGATATGGGCAGCTTCGACAATCTATGGCATCAGGACCGCAAAAAGATGCGCGAGGGTAATTGGAGCGGGCTGCGCTGCTTCGTGTACGAGGACTTCGTGGTGGAGGAATCGATGGGTCCGATCGTCGATCGCACCACCGAATACCTGGGCTCCAGCGATACCATCATCATTCGCGTCCGGCGCTGGCTGCTCCAGGCGGTGCGAGAGTTTCAAAAGACCGGCCGGCTGGCCTTCGGCGCCGAACAGGATCTCGACTACAGCCGGATTCGTGCCTTGGGCGTGCGCTCGCGCAAAGAACTCGACTGGAAACAGATCGATTCGATGAATCCGCCGGCGCCCATTCCCGATTAA
- a CDS encoding Rieske 2Fe-2S domain-containing protein — protein sequence MLTREENELLSRVGPGSAMGDFLRQYWMPAVRGVALQPDGAPVRIKMFGESFVAFRTGDGRVGFFDEGCPHRCTSLALARNEDNALTCIFHGWKIDVSGKVVEVPSEPPERRAEFAAKVRVKHYPVREAGGAVWVYLGKRESPPPFYNFEFNDLPPERLLPMRAVMHCNWFQGFEAVLDSAHVGFLHRASMANSSNDNRFATTTSPVFELMMRPCGFREGALRDLGDGTFYARIREVVMPMFSFIPMVWPAPYLMICAVPIDDQWCAQWYFWYDPDKAVPAVPFSMENTSGDLDNFCSDMGNFGNLWNQDRRKMREGHWSGLRSFAYEDFVCEEAMGPIVDRTREYLGTSDSIIIRVRRMLLAALADYRRTGKLAFGLDDNLDYSRIRALAIRYRKEISWRDIDSFNPPPPVE from the coding sequence ATGCTGACACGCGAGGAAAACGAATTGCTCAGCCGGGTCGGGCCCGGCAGCGCGATGGGCGATTTTCTGCGTCAATACTGGATGCCGGCCGTCCGCGGCGTCGCGCTGCAACCCGACGGCGCGCCAGTGCGAATCAAGATGTTTGGTGAAAGTTTCGTGGCGTTTCGTACCGGCGATGGGCGAGTAGGCTTTTTCGACGAAGGTTGTCCCCATCGCTGCACCTCGCTGGCGCTGGCCCGCAACGAGGACAATGCGCTGACCTGCATCTTCCACGGCTGGAAGATTGATGTCTCGGGCAAGGTGGTCGAAGTGCCCTCCGAGCCACCCGAGCGACGGGCCGAATTCGCCGCCAAGGTGCGGGTCAAGCATTATCCCGTGCGCGAGGCGGGCGGCGCGGTGTGGGTCTATCTGGGCAAGCGCGAGAGCCCGCCGCCGTTTTATAACTTCGAGTTCAACGACCTGCCACCGGAGCGTCTGCTCCCGATGCGTGCGGTTATGCACTGCAACTGGTTTCAGGGCTTCGAAGCGGTGCTGGATTCCGCTCATGTCGGCTTCCTGCATCGCGCCTCGATGGCTAATTCGTCCAACGACAACCGCTTCGCCACCACTACCAGTCCGGTGTTCGAGTTGATGATGCGTCCGTGCGGTTTTCGCGAGGGCGCGTTGCGCGACCTGGGCGATGGCACCTTCTACGCTCGCATCCGTGAAGTGGTGATGCCGATGTTCTCCTTCATTCCGATGGTGTGGCCCGCGCCCTACCTGATGATCTGCGCGGTCCCGATTGACGACCAGTGGTGCGCCCAATGGTACTTTTGGTACGACCCAGACAAGGCCGTGCCGGCGGTGCCCTTCAGCATGGAGAACACCTCGGGTGACCTTGATAACTTCTGCTCAGACATGGGCAATTTCGGCAACCTGTGGAATCAGGATCGGCGCAAGATGCGCGAGGGGCATTGGAGCGGCCTGCGCAGCTTCGCTTACGAGGACTTTGTTTGCGAGGAGGCGATGGGGCCGATCGTCGATCGCACCCGTGAGTATCTGGGGACCAGCGATTCAATCATCATCCGGGTGCGGCGAATGCTGCTGGCGGCGCTGGCCGATTATCGACGTACTGGCAAACTTGCCTTTGGCCTGGACGACAACCTCGATTACAGCCGCATTCGCGCCCTGGCCATCCGCTATCGCAAGGAAATAAGTTGGCGCGATATCGATTCATTTAACCCGCCGCCTCCAGTGGAATAG
- a CDS encoding Rieske 2Fe-2S domain-containing protein has translation MLTREENELICRVGPGSAMGEYLREHWVPAMRAASLQPDGAPMRVRLFGENFVVFRATDGRVGFFDEGCPHRCTSLALARNEDNALTCIFHGWKIDVSGKVVDVPSEPPERRAEFATKVRVRHYPVREGAAMVWVYLGKRTLPPEFPNFEFNQLPAQNCRPMRALLHCNWFQGMEAVLDAAHVGVLHRSNIPNMGDEIKLASRNTGPVFELLMRPYGFREGALRDLGDGTFYARIREVVLPFFSFIPNDPPMPNLMICAIPIDDEWNAQWYVWYNPQGGIDDAVILRILGNHAQNDDNFCEDMGSLDNFWHQDRLRMKEGHWTGVRCFAYEDFVVEEAMGPICDRTKEYLGSSDTIIIRVRRLLLNGLRQFQQTGRLSYGMEEGFDYSHVRAIGIRYRKELDWREIDSFNPPARLQAD, from the coding sequence ATGCTGACACGCGAAGAAAACGAGCTGATTTGTCGGGTCGGGCCGGGCTCCGCGATGGGGGAATATCTACGCGAGCATTGGGTGCCCGCGATGCGTGCTGCCAGCCTGCAACCCGATGGCGCTCCGATGCGGGTGCGGCTGTTCGGCGAAAACTTTGTCGTCTTCCGCGCAACCGACGGCCGGGTGGGTTTCTTCGACGAGGGCTGTCCTCATCGCTGCACCTCGCTGGCGCTGGCGCGCAACGAAGATAACGCGCTGACCTGCATCTTTCACGGCTGGAAGATCGATGTTTCGGGCAAGGTGGTCGACGTTCCTTCCGAGCCGCCCGAGCGGCGGGCCGAATTCGCGACCAAGGTACGCGTGCGCCATTACCCGGTGCGCGAGGGCGCGGCGATGGTGTGGGTCTACTTGGGCAAACGCACGCTGCCTCCCGAATTTCCCAACTTCGAGTTCAATCAGCTTCCTGCGCAAAACTGTCGGCCGATGCGGGCGCTGCTGCATTGCAACTGGTTTCAGGGAATGGAAGCGGTGCTCGACGCGGCCCACGTCGGCGTACTGCATCGCTCCAACATCCCCAACATGGGCGATGAGATTAAGCTTGCCAGCCGCAACACTGGGCCGGTCTTCGAACTTTTAATGCGTCCCTACGGTTTTCGCGAAGGCGCGCTGCGCGACTTGGGCGATGGCACCTTCTACGCCCGCATCCGCGAGGTCGTGCTACCCTTCTTCTCCTTCATTCCCAACGATCCGCCGATGCCCAACCTGATGATCTGCGCCATTCCGATCGACGACGAATGGAATGCTCAGTGGTACGTCTGGTACAACCCCCAGGGGGGGATCGATGACGCGGTGATCCTGCGCATTTTGGGCAACCATGCGCAAAATGATGACAATTTCTGCGAAGACATGGGCAGTTTGGACAACTTTTGGCATCAGGATCGGCTCCGGATGAAGGAGGGACACTGGACCGGCGTGCGCTGTTTCGCCTACGAGGACTTCGTAGTGGAAGAGGCGATGGGGCCGATCTGCGATCGGACCAAGGAGTACCTGGGCTCTAGCGACACCATCATCATTCGGGTCCGACGTCTGCTACTGAATGGCCTGCGCCAATTCCAACAAACCGGCCGTTTGTCCTACGGCATGGAGGAGGGCTTCGATTACAGCCATGTGCGCGCGATTGGGATCCGTTATCGCAAGGAGCTGGATTGGCGCGAGATCGACTCCTTCAATCCGCCCGCCCGCTTGCAGGCCGACTGA